Part of the Lolium rigidum isolate FL_2022 chromosome 6, APGP_CSIRO_Lrig_0.1, whole genome shotgun sequence genome, AATGCGTACGCGTCTGGTATTTGCTAACCTTGTCCATGTATACCTGTTATATCAAAATTTATGCTGGATTTCCACTACTTTGTCCACGAATCTAAACTTGCCCTCCATCGGCCAGGATACGCGGGGCGCTGGCCGCTGTGAGCCAAAAATTCACGTCCATGAACATGGGCCCTATGTACAGTTCTAGCTAGGGCTGCTTTCAAAAGCTCCCCTAAAAAAGAAAAAGGCTCCTTCGCTCCCCTAAAAAAAGGCTCATTCATACATATTTATTGCAAAAACAGAATTTTTACTTGAGTGACTTTGTCTAGACTTAAATCGTGTGTGCAAAGTTTATGTTTTTATCTCTAAATCTAATCCTCTCCCATCCACTCCCATCCCCAGAAATCAAAGTAACTACAAGGGTTTAGGAAATATGTGGGGAAGTGTGGTAAAATATGAGGATTTGGTGAAATGAAGAGtttcaccaaatcccctcccatccccacacCCCTGGGCCCTGTTCGGCACAAGGGGTTTAAATAGTTTTCATGTGTATTAACCCACCGGTTTTGGGTGAAATTATCCCCTCCACCCAATCCCTTTCGTCACCTCAAACAACCAGAAACGCGAGGGGGAGAAGCGGTCCAGTTCCACGTCTACCCGTCGTGTATCGGGGGGTTAACTGGGTTTAGCCCGTCCAAAACACTCCGACCGATCTTGGTCTCGCGTGACCGAGATTAGTCACAGCAAAACTCTTCAAACCCTCTCTGCCCAACAAGGCCTAGAGCTAGAGGGTTAAAATACCTTGAAAGTAAACAAGGCCAAAAGAAAAAAATCCTTCGCtcccgtaaaaaaaaaaactctcctTCGCTCCAGCCACTCGACTTGAGCAATGGCCAGTCAACTGCTGATGCCGGCGGCGGCCCCGTccacggccaccgccgccaccaccatcacaACCGCCGCAGCCGCCAACAACACCACATCCCCCACTTCCacctctcccgcctccaccaTATTCTCCCTCACCGAAGACGACCTCCGCGAGATCTTCCTCCGTCTCCCGGACCTCCCGACCCTCGTCCGCGCCGCGCTCACCTGCCGTCCATGGCTCAGCGCCGTACGCTCCTCCGGCCCTTCCGCCGCCTCTTCCGCGCCCTCCACCCGGCGccgctcctcggcctcttcctcaagATAGGCAGCGGCAGCGCCCCCTCCTTCCTCCCCCTGTGCCGCTCCGACCCCGTCGTCAACGCCGCCCTCCGCCGCGGCGACTTCTTCCTCAcctccctcccgccgtcgcccAAGGGCTGGAGCCTCGCGGACTGCCGCGACGGCTACGTCCTCCTGTGGAACGGCAGCCAAGACAGGCCGTCCGTCGCCGCCCTCAACCCCATCACCTGGGCCGTCGACGTCCTCCCGCCGGTGCCCGACGAGATGACGGCCGGGACCCGCCGCGACGTCTCCGTCCTCGGCTTCCACCTCGTCTCCTCCGAAGAGAGCCCCTGGTCGTTCCGCGTGACCTGCGTCTGCACGGACCGGCGCAGGGTGCGCGCCGCCGTCTTCTCGTCGGAGACGTCGGAGTGGGCCATCGGGCCGTGGGTGCGCGCGCGTCGGCGGATACTGCAGCCTCAAGTACATGGCCGGCACGCTGGTGGGTGGCTCCGTTTTCTGGCCGTATCACGGCGAGGCGCGCATGGTAAGGATCCACACCGCCACCATGGATGTCTCCTTCGTGGATCTGCCCCCGGGAGTGCACAAGTCCGGGCACAATATCGGCATCGGGGAGACTAGGAGTGGTGAACTCTGCATTGTCTATGCATCTGATTTCACCCTTCATGTTTGGATTCGTCGTCCTAGCGTGGATGGGACCGAGATTTGGGCGCCGCCGACTGTACTCCAGTTGGATGAACATATCGATCAGCTCACTCACGCCTCCGTTCTGGACATGCAGCTCCATCTCAAAATTGTGCAAGTAAGTCCTGGACTCGTGCACTTCTCGGCGACATGCACCACCCATATCGGCACTCTCCACTGCTGGTTCTTCTCGCTTtcattggagaccatggtgcttgatTTACTGCTTCAGGGGAGCTTTGATGGGGTTGCCCATCTGTATAATATGGGCTGGCCTCCTTGTTTGGTTGGTGATGGTGACAACACTGGACATGAATGATGTTGAAGGTCCTGAAAGAATTGAGTCTTCAGTTGTCTATCATctgcggaagaagaaattgatcatGGGGAACCGTGGGATGAGTTAACCGTTACCAAGTACTTTGTTGATGCAAAAGAATACCTGGTTGGTATTGACAACCCGAAGAACATTCCGCTGCTCCTTGTATCTTAAGTATGGCTTGCTGATTCTCATAGAAACCTTTTGATGCTTTGAACAATTAGTAAAGTTAATGTCGGAGCTAATGGATTTGATGGGGAGATTGGATTTCGTTCTGCTGCATACTTTCTATGAGAATCGATTTCATTCTGCTGCATACTTCCTATGAAGTGCTGCTATGTTGCATTTCCTTTTTCTAAGCCCCCATTAACCAATTTGTGTGTATTGTTTGTTTTTGtcatttatttagagagaaaaaacagGACAGCCAGCTCTGTAATTAccaaaaaagaagaggaaaattgataagaaacccagctagaccatgaaaacttctaacttgactcacattcatgggagtaggccaattttgaatagcttcaattttagacacatctacttctactccatgcttagagacaacataacccagaaatatgaccttatctttgcagaatgtgcacttctcaagattaccatagagtttattatcacgcaacacttgcaaaacatgtcgaatatgtatagtatgatcagattcattgcggctgtagattaatatgtcatcaaagtatacaaccacaaatttgccaataaattcacgcaaaacatggttcattagtctcatgaaagtgctaggtgcattagttaacccaaaaggcattactaaccactcatataaaccaaattttgttttaaaggctgttttccactcatccccttctttcatcctaatttgatgataaccactacgcaaatcaatcttagagaacacagcagcaccactcaattcatctagcatatcctctaaacggggaataggatgacgatatcgaatagtaatgttgtttatagctctacaatctacgcacatacgccaagtaccatctttcttaggaactagaataacaggaacagcacaaggactaaggcttatgcggatataacctttgtcgagtagcgcttgtacttgcttccgtatctccttcgtctcttcgggattagtgcgatatggcgccctattgggcagcgatgctccgggaatcaagtcaatttgatgctcaatacctcgcaatggtggtagtcctgcgggtacctcctccggaaacacgtcgccgaattcctcgcaaaacactagaaacaccaagaggaagaggggtcatgtcgttagaaaccaaaaccgtacccccgtacaaaagcacaagaggcatggccgtaggatcctcactaaattctctcatgtcttctttggtggctaatgagactaaggaattcactctctcacttttcgttatatcactcacggcattacaattctctcgcctatctatggatgcatcctccaaattcacttcaatcttctgacgagactcattgacaatctgttgtggtgacataggctgtaagttaattttcttgcccttgtactccaagtgatatgtattggctcggccattgtgttgtacataacggtcatagagccaaggccgacccaataagaggtgacaaaccgtcataggaaccacatcaaaatcaatgcaatccttatacggtccaatctcaaactcaacacgcaccatatggtttaccttcatctcaccattgtcgctcaaccaccgaatataatatggatgcgggtgcggtaggtacttcaacttcagcttggtgcataactccttgcttgctaaattgcggcaactcccgccatcaataatgaccttgcaagccttgtcgggaccaaccaaagctttggtttggaacaaattgcaacgctgagtagatgcactaggcaacacattaagagcacgctgcgacacaacaatggtacgagcatcgaaggatatgcatcttcaccatcagtgtcatagtcatcatcgtctggagcatttggatcaacatcatctccagcctcatactcattgtcctcattgataaacatgactttgcggttaggacaatctctcttgaagtgacccttgccaccacatgtatggcaaagcatatcgcggttgcgcgttgtagacacaccgtaaccactcgtacttgccgcagattcggacttctttgcattagatacattggagaccggtttactaggcggagtagagtaaggaacggagcgcgtcgacggtgccggcgccgtagagggcgcgcggggtgtaaaacgcccagctcccgtagcacgtcctttaacctttgcttcttcagccaactcgtgattcagcttctcttgcatgatgtaacaattgattcatatcggtgtaggtgtaatgacgaacaatgcctttaacgtcatacttcaatccattgagaaaacgctgcattgtcatctctagagactcacggacacgaccacgctgcataagcatctccatctccatgtagtactcatcaacagtcttcacaccttgcctcaatagtgttagcttatcaaatatattccgcatgtaatttgtaggcacaaaacgagaagtcataacctccttcatcgcacgccatgtacggataggttgtgcaccatcttcgtcgcggttacgaatcaaagaatcccaccaacgtaatgcataaccatcaaattcgaagaagcaagcttgatcttcttatcttcgcagtagttgggatgtaaactccataacttctcaatcttgagctcccaagtgagatattcttcaacatcagctcctccttcaaacttgggtatggaaaacttgggcttacccaatccatcttcttcatcttgcccacgaccattacggccaagtggagcccaaccacgcggacgatgaccacgaggcgcaccacgagcattgtgtacgtcatcttcaagctcagggtcttcatcatcgtcttgttgttgttgtgcagtcaaattctcaatagcgaggcgcatatcgGCAAGATTGCGCTGTATATCAGTCATTTGATCAACCAAACcagtgacggtgacattagtagcatccaacgtctgtttgatctcgtcaactcgtacccttaagctcatcatccttagtgcggaattcacgtcgcatctcgttacgaagagcttcatactccctccatgtgatgatatctcgccgaattcttgttttcctgattaacaatcttagtatcactagcagacatgattagtaggttagtgcactaaatcaaaaatatatggtggtactctcacaactcactcaaaaccgataagaaaaggaaatcttaccgttccaaagtaaattagtgttgcttaccacttgtagtaacaactagtgcacggatgtagcgaagcgaatatcaagggtataagaacaatcacacgacaaagcaggatatatgtggggctgtaggtaggctacctatttgcaccaataacaagctctagcgctgaccgtagacaaccaatgatactcacacaaggcgatataatggggcaatgcaactatatgtgggaaaggttgcaatgcacaagagagacgctagcaaagctcaacgagacaggcacaagattgctcaactacaggtgcagtaaagaaaacttaggcctttcacttgattcaactagcacgacacttttctttttgtatttttctttttgtataacacacgcagctatgtagctctttttgcttcttttcaattttctcttttttttttaagactcaactccttgataacacggccaacaagatatgcaaagcaccaaaaccctaatgagcagcctgtcgagcggtaaaactagtctcttctggggaagttcctagtcacgtatatcgaaaggctgtagctatggtttggacaaacacacggtatgctatgtggactcggagtaaacaaaaaccgactctagatgacaaactagatgaaaagaaaacacaaaccctaacaattctactagaagaaagataaaggtacgcaaaaacaactacgaaaagcaactaaaactcgaaattagtgcaatctaaggctatggcaaaccctaaccctaactttttatggctttttctggataggacaacactcacaactcaactatggggtggattgtggatagcttaccgaggaaaactggaaatctgataccaagatgataaggggtggcccgatcttctcagtaagcagcggtggtgatgatgatcacgggatgatagcagcggagagacacgacgatgtagtgtatgataacttgtatgacgcaacgagatctctcgattggtccccgtcgccaatgcaacagctctcaaccctgcaagatattcgcaactccacacacttgcgcacgtagccgccgaccacgaagcggtaagttgcaaccgtctaattcccaatggaacaagcagatcacacaagacttaaacaggatctacacaatatccaagcaatatggtgtagggaattcaatagttttgcagagcaaacaactaagaactagggtttatcttaaacgtggtctaaagcaactagggggcatcccgggcacttatataggtgtccgggacgagttctggtcgaaaagatacaaaaataaccgacccggaatagatccggtcgagacggactcggaccggtccggtccgggatccggtcgaccgggccgtggaccggacggtccggtccgtggtccggtcaaccgggctgtggaccgggcggtccggtcggggtccggtcaaccggtcggaaaccgggaaaactGCGAAGCTTCCGGTCTCGCcccgtacgataaatttcctccggttggtggccggtttacgaccggtcgaccggaccggggaccgggctggccggtccgggggccggtccgaccgggttctggaccggcctggacttcttcttctcctctcgcgcattcctcccgctcctccctcgcgcgtccatgagatatcttcatgtccagctccatgtccaccacggccttcttgacgtccgtcttcacgtccagctgctcctctcctcgtgcgatgcatgtctcctcttgatacctgatgatacataagtaataggacttaggcagtataaagttctcatcaatcaaagtaccgtttagaaacaagttcacctgttgtttaagtagcttcgcacgagctcttgtaattggtccaatccgaacttcattggacttgagcttcacagcaggttcatcttcatttgttaatgacggaggtagtagtgaggtagggatgtcctcatcaaaaatTGAACTATCGAACATGCATATGTGATTCTAACAAGAATTCCATCATATGTATTCACCATTTTAATAGCAAGACCTGTGAACTGTCGATGTCTGTAGCATATTTAGTGTCCTCCATTTCACTTACTGCACAATCTCTTTCATTTTTTGAGGTTTGAATTTTTTTCTATTATTTTACTAGTCGTAGAATCTATGTATTTTGAAGCTGTTTTCTTTAGGGAAATGTATTGTGAAGCTTCTTTGCATGCCCAACTCATGGCTTTTAAGTTCTTATTAACTAACTTCTTTTAGGATATAGCCGCAAGAAAGAAGAAACTTCTTTTCGGATATGTTTACCACCTAACTTTTGTAGTGGCTTGGTTATGGTTTGTTATAATAGTATTGCAGTGTGGTCGAAAGTTACTTTGTCTAGCTATAGTACTCTTTCAATCTACAATACTTTTGTGGTGGCTTGGTTATGATTTGTTATATTTGTACTACATACTTATAGACAATAACTATACAACCACTTAATCCTTTTACTAAATAAATAGAATATCTCACATCTCTTCTAATAGTTGTGGTTCAGGGATTACCATATGTTACTAGAAAACATGCTATGTCGTTGGTTTGTGGCAGATGATAATGCAGGATACAAATTGTCAAGTATATTTATATACTATGTATTCTAGGAAAGAAGATATTCatatgtactacctccatcccaaggtttaaggcctatattttttttcagaaagtcaaacgaagtaaagtttgactaaacttttagaagaatttatgaacaaatatgatattttgtaagtaccatatgaaaatatatttcattatctatctagtgatattgattttgtacttttcatgttaataatttttgataaaaaattagtcaaacttaacatagtttgactttctgagaaaaatataggccttaagccttagtatcatcttcctctcgtagacTTCACATGTCGTATGCGAGGTTTAGGATACGATATTGAGATTTCCAAATTTGTTGAATGTGAATCTGTTTCAGTATCATCTGAAACTGGAATTATACAGTTATGAGTGCGATTTTGATATGTGAATCAAGATTTTTTTTGTTACTAGAAAACATATGCAAGAATAAAAAACCTTGTGATGTATCCAAATTCTAGGCCAAATGAGAAATATCTCGTAGACAACGGAAAGGAGAGGCCCTTCAACGAACGGACCTTTCTACTCAAGTATCGGTAATGCATGAGATATGTTGATCCCCTTGTGCGAGACACGTGGATTCTTGCATTCGCTATCAGAAACAAGCTTTAAATATGTTTTGAgtcgataagagcatctccagccgcgtcccccaaaccgtcccccaaaccgcgccggatcgagcgtttgggggacgtgtttcgttcgtgccgcgtttgggggacgtcgctccccagccgcgtcccccaaacgccgcccccaaacattaaaagtattttttttggctagaaagaaactatttaataatattcaaatcggttgaacataaacaaattatatataaaacttcgaaaaaatataattaaatacatataaactatctacttcttcttcttcgccgatggccccgcctcgtcgtcgtcatcgcggtggcgcttcctgctcgtcacctcttccgaagaggcggtgtcggcgctcgacgcgtcgtcgtcgccggtgctcgtcggctgcgccttggccttcgccttggccttggccttggcggccttcgccttggccgccttcgccttcgcacgggccaccgccgccgccgcggcctcgctctcttcttcctcctcctcccagcccagccattcctcctcgctgtcaactggcggcggggaatcgtcgccgctgctcggcgtcccggctttgtcccaccaatggcgccagccagcgaggctttccctcgccggaggtgtcggacgggagccgggagatgtagctcatcgtcgccggaggtgtcggatggaagcttggatgaatgacggcgtacgtacgggtcttattgagcgcggatgaacggcggcgcagaagtcgaagagagcagcggttgctcttccgaggagtcggcgctccattccggcggggttggcgcgtcgtcgacgcgcttgccaatgcgacggttccgcttcccgtcaaccgcaccgtcgctacgtatgtggcggttgagcgtccgagccgccgacgggtcggccccgcgcctcctcgcctctcatttcgctgtgtccggcgtgcccggtgcgtccccgtgggacggggacgggctcgggacgccggacaccgaatgggggcgcgccggacaaaaaagggctttgggggacgcggctggaacgctttttttgtccggcgcgccccaaatccctttgggggacggtttgggggacgcgactggagatgctctaaccttgTTGCTGATATAACACTTCACAATGTTGAGCTACATGCAGAGAAAATTGATACGACACGATATTTGGGGGCATTACAATGTTGAGCTACATGCAGAGAAGACTCCTATTCATGCTTCTTGGTTGCACCTGAAGATGTAGATTCATGTCATGCCTCAGAATATTTGTTGTTAGAGCTAGCTGAGCAGAAACAAGACTATATAATTTATTGTGTTTAGCAAGTCTTTAGCTTCAGATTGTATCAGGACCAGTAACATGTGTCTTTGTTAAACTGAGTTTAACAGTAATGCGGCGACAGGCGACAGAGTGTGAAGTAGTATTCCTGTTCCTATTGACTTGGAGTCTCTACGGTTCAAGCTATATTCCAGTGATAATTTCTAGTTCTGCTGTGATTTCCAGTGATTTTTCcagaaaattttctagctttcatGCTATATTTTAATACATGCGTTGTAGAAGTAGCAACGCATCAGAGAATTTGAACAGAGCCTAGAGGAATCACGCTACATACGAACAGAGCCTAGAGGCATCACGCAATAGGTGACGGAGTAAAATAGTGCGTGCGCCGGCGCCACTAAACCGCACGGAGCCGCCAGAAATAATTAGCGGCCGCCACGAAACTGCTAATCCCGCTATGCGGCCGAAGCGGTTGAGTCATTTACATCCTGAATTATAGACCAGAAATAATTATAGATTTGGCAATTTACTGTGATGTGAGATTTCACTGGCTATAAATCTATAATCCAGCAATTTGCCCTCTAAATTTTGATGACGGATTCAAAATATTGTGCAATTTTCAAGTTGCGAGTCTTCAAAACAATCGTTCACACCAAGGTACAACGGGAGTCTTTTAGTTATGCTTCAGATTCATTACATGAATCAAATCATTTAGGGGCCACAACAACCTGAATTTATCACTTTCATTTTCAAGATTATAATGCATATTTTCCTAGAAAAGAAAACATAGGAACTTAGAATTTTCCTAGACACATGATGGAATACTATTGAACAGTGAGATACCTGTACCACCAAGATGCAGAGAACTGAATTGTCTCAaagtataagatcaagcaattagaAATAAACAATAAAATGCAACAGGATAACCGAGCAGAGGTCTATAACTTAATGCTCAAAACTTTAACATTGTTCACATTCATTGACATCTCCAGCAAACTCCCTAATCAGCAGGTGACTGAGACCTCAACAAATACATCTGGATTCCAAAGGTAATAAAATGGAGATATCCGAGGCGTGCATCTTTAGACGGATTCGGTCACGGGGTACTCAAAGACAACCTCCTTCCCGCAGAGCCTGCGGTAGACTGCGGAGAAGGTCTCCAGCTTGTATTCCGTGTTGTTGCGCTCTTTTGGGTCCAAGTAGATCTGGAAGTAGATAACAGAAGGATAAGTACTGGCATTGCTAGCCCATCAGGCTCAAAGTCTAAAGCGCAATATGATCTAAACTAGTGTAACAACTGGTAAATAATCAGAGTTTTCAGTCAACACATGTACCATGTCAAATATTTGCTCAGCACTACAAATGCAGTATAAGCTTCATCTAACTTCACTTTGCATTCTAATATGATAATCAATGCGCTCAAAAGTTGTGGAGTCTACCTTGATGACCTTGGCACCATCCAAACGGTATCTGATCCTCTTTCCCACGATCTCAGCTGGGTACGCAACATCCTCCAAAATGCCATCATGTACAGATGTCAGTGTTCTTGTGCGAGGGCGCTGAACAGCTGAACCCTTCTTGGGTGGCCTCACGATCTTCCTTGTTGCAACGACAACAACATCCTGTGCAAGGGAAGTAGCACACGATCAATTCACTATTTTGATTATTGTTCAGTCTTTCGCAGTTTAAACAATGTCTCAAGACTAAAACAACAAAATGTTAAATTGAATGAACTGGTGCATTAAATTCAGAGGATGATCTGGGACTAAGTGCATGAATTTACAGTACAATCTACAAGTTTCAGAAGAATGATGCTCAAAACAGCAGAAATGAAGTTTGTATGCTACAGAACATATGGTGAAGACAAGACTTGTAGGTTTGATGGCTGCATTAGTCTTACTATAGATACCAAAAATGATTGCCTATAGTGCATTTTAGCTATCAATTCACTGTTAGCAATGGAATAGCATCCGAGAGTTGTGGATTCCCTGTTAAATCTATTTGTTAATGTAGAATAGATAAGAAGCTTCATACACTAATCATGGCATAATATGCTATGGCCTGGTGGAAAGTGCTAGAACCAAATCATGGCATATATCATGTTCTGGGATTGTGGTAAATGCTAGAAACTCAATTCTAGCCATGGCATTACTAGATTCTTGCACCCCGCAAGCACCCTCCAATCACAATTGCTCAGTGCCGCTCTAAGCAGTGTAAGATACAAGAAAGTGCCAAGTCGAAGCAGGGGAGGGCACGCAGGTGTCTCACCTTGCCGCTGAACTTCTTCTCGAGCTCCCTAACGAGCCTGACGTGGATCTTCCTGAAGGCCTTGCGCAGGCGGTAGGGCACGTGGATCACCACGGCCTTCCTGTTCCCGACGACGTCCAGCTGGCTGCAAACACGACACCGCCACACCATTACGCGCCACCCACAGCGAAACAAAGCGGCAGGCGCAGAAGATCTAGAGCGGCTGGATGTAGCAGGTGGCGGCTTACATggcggtgttgatgtagaggtCCTTGAGGTCGCTCTTGAGCTCCTGGTTGCCATTCTCCAGATCGAAGAAAGCCTGCAAGATATCAAGCGCGTTACTACACCTAGCGCCAGCCGAACGCGGAAGAGGAAACAGAGAGAGGGGGAACACGGGAGACGGGGGAGAGCGCCTCACCTGCGCGACGGTGTCCTCGAACTCGGTGGGGTCGACGCCCTTGGCCTTCTGGATCTTCCTCCTGGCGGTGAACATCTTCCCTAGCCTTCGGCGGCGCGAATGGCGGCacggggagcggcggcggcgcgcgaggagaCGAGGGAGAGCGAGCAGGGAAGTGGAGACGCCGGCGCTTAGGGTTCGGCAGGAGAGCGGTCTTATACTCTAGTTCCCCTGAGTGGGCCGACGAGCCGGGCCGCTTGTACCTGGTTTATCGGCCTGGCCCAGTTAAAATGAGGCCCGGGTTTATACCCATATAGAAAATATTATACTTCCCTCCAAAAAATAAATACTATCATGATTCTTAACTATACAGGTACTCTCTCTATCTAAAAAAATACCTATAATATTTGGATCAAATAAAACTTcttaaagtttgaccaactatatagaaaaaaagtgctaaattaatatttttagaaccatcattaaatatatttttatattatgtgtgtttaaaattttagatgttgatgtttcttttacatagttgttcaaattttgaaaagtttaACTTTAACTGAAAACTATAGGCATCCTAATTTGAGAAGGAGAAGGTACTACCAGAATAGGTACCAAACAaattttttttataatcaataccacatatatttatattAATAAATATTAAATAGTAGAGATACATAAGCTGTATCCAATGATTACAAAATAAATTCTAAAAAATACTAACAAATCTTTCAGGTCTTCAAAATCTTTCTTCTTCTAAGACATAATTTTTTACGTTCCGGAAGGCAACCAAAAATAGATGATAAACCATAGACCTATAAATAGAAACGAAAGTTCATAATTTTAGTTTGATCTGCAATCCCAAGGCTGTGCACGTGCGTAGgtattaaagtagtcaatcaacatcggcaagagtaccaacaccagtatattgTCAGATAATAACAACCGACCAGCCTTGTGGGCGTCGCTTGTGAGCAAAGAGTACGAATGATCATTgttgaggacgtagcagccgggaaaaattgcgaggataatcctcctcgcggcaacaatgagaaaggatccaaaatcgat contains:
- the LOC124663287 gene encoding 40S ribosomal protein S7-like, coding for MFTARRKIQKAKGVDPTEFEDTVAQAFFDLENGNQELKSDLKDLYINTAIQLDVVGNRKAVVIHVPYRLRKAFRKIHVRLVRELEKKFSGKDVVVVATRKIVRPPKKGSAVQRPRTRTLTSVHDGILEDVAYPAEIVGKRIRYRLDGAKVIKIYLDPKERNNTEYKLETFSAVYRRLCGKEVVFEYPVTESV